A region of Malaclemys terrapin pileata isolate rMalTer1 chromosome 20 unlocalized genomic scaffold, rMalTer1.hap1 SUPER_20_unloc_2, whole genome shotgun sequence DNA encodes the following proteins:
- the NR1H2 gene encoding oxysterols receptor LXR-beta, with amino-acid sequence MATPGTVGSDLPLEDGEPPPPNSPGAPRTQVKEEGPQSRPEAVIAPETEVLGTDGEGSTHSAAEEPERRRKKGPAPKMLGTELCSVCGDKASGFHYNVLSCEGCKGFFRRSVMKGAQYVCRGAGHCHMDMYMRRKCQLCRLRKCHQAGMREQCVLSEEQLRKKKVRRQQQKGAGGEAPLPQVPPLPPTPLAEPARLSPQQELMIRQLVAAQQQCNKRSFSDQPKVTPWPLGTDPNSREARQQRFAHFTELAIISVQEIVDFAKQVPGFLQLTREDQIALLKACTIEIMLLETARRYNHETESITFLKDFTYSKDDFHRAGLQVEFINPIFEFSRAMRRLQLDDAEFALLIAIDMFSADRPNVQQHGQVEALQQPYVEALHAYTLIKRPQDRLMFPRMLMKLVALRTLSSVHSEQVFALRLQDKKLPPLLSEIWDVHE; translated from the exons ATGGCCACGCCGGGCACCGTGGGCTCTGACCTGCCGCTGG aggatGGGGAGCCTCCGCCCCCCAACTCGCCCGGAGCCCCCCGGacccaggtgaaggaggaggggCCCCAGTCGAGGCCGGAGGCAGTGATCGCCCCAGAGACCGAGGTGCTGGGCACTGATGGGGAGGGGTCGACGCACAGTGCTG cgGAGGAGCCGGAGCGGCGGCGGAAGAAGGGGCCAGCGCCGAAGATGCTGGGCACGGAGCTGTGCAGCGTCTGCGGGGACAAGGCCTCGGGCTTCCACTACAATGTGCTGAGCTGCGAGGGCTGCAAGGGCTTCTTCCGGCGCAGCGTGATGAAGGGGGCGCAGTACGTGTGCCGGGGCGCCGGGCACTGCCACATGGACATGTACATGCGCCGCAAGTGCCAACTCTGCCGCCTTCGCAAGTGCCACCAGGCCGGCATGCGCGAGCAGT GCGTGCTGTCGGAGGAGCAGCTGCGGAAGAAGAAGgtgcggcggcagcagcagaagggggcgggaggggaggcgCCGCTGCCGCAggtgccccccctgccccccacgcccCTCGCCGAGCCGGCCCGGCTCagcccccagcaggagctcatgATCCGGCAGCTGGTGGCCGCCCAACAGCAGTGCAACAAGCGCTCCTTCAGCGACCAGCCCAAGGTCACG ccatggcccctggGCACCGACCCCAACAGCCGGGAGGCCCGACAGCAGCGCTTCGCCCACTTCACCGAGCTGGCCATCATCTCGGTGCAGGAGATCGTCGACTTCGCCAAGCAGGTGCCTGGCTTCTTGCAGCTCACGAGAGAGGACCAGATCGCGCTGCTCAAGGCCTGCACCATTGAg ATCATGCTGCTGGAGACGGCCCGGCGCTACAACCATGAGACGGAGAGCATCACCTTCCTGAAAGACTTCACCTACAGCAAGGACGACTTCCACCGCGCCG GGCTGCAGGTGGAATTCATCAACCCCATCTTCGAGTTCTCGCGGGCCATGCGGCGGCTGCAGCTGGACGACGCGGAGTTCGCCCTGCTCATCGCCATCGACATGTTCTCGGCCGACCGGCCCAACGTGCAGCAGCACGGCCAGGTGGAGGCGCTGCAGCAGCCCTACGTCGAGGCCCTGCACGCCTACACCCTCATCAAGCGCCCGCAG GACCGGCTGATGTTCCCGCGGATGCTGATGAAGCTGGTCGCCCTGCGCACGCTCAGCAGTGTCCACTCCGAGCAGGTGTTCGCCCTCCGCCTCCAGGACAAGAAGCTGCCCCCGCTGCTCTCCGAAATCTGGGACGTGCACGAGTAA